A region of the Coxiella-like endosymbiont genome:
GCGGCTATTGCGCGTCACGTCGGTGCCCGGTATGTGGTCATTACAGATGTTAATGAATACCGATTAGCGTTGGCTGAAAAAATTGGAGTGACCTTAGCAGTAAACCCCACGAGCATGTCGCTAACGAAAGTTATGGAAAATCTAGGCATAACAGAAGGCTTTGATATTGGTTTGGAAATGTCGGGCAACGAAGAAGCTTTTCGCAGTATGTTAACCATTATGAACAATGGGGGAAAAATTGCCTTTTTGGGAATTCCACCAGCACCTTTTGCTATCGATTGGAATTTGGTGGTTTTTAAGAGTTTAACAATAAAAGGGATTTATGGACGACGGATGTTCGAAACGTGGTACAAAATGATCAATCTTTTGCAAAGTGGACTTGATATTTCACCTGTGATTACTCATGAATTTCCTTTGAAAGAGTTTCAACAAGCTTTCGATGTGATGTTATCTGGTAAAGCCGGAAAAGTAATCCTAGATTGGGTTTAATGATTCTCTTCTCTGGTTAGGCAAAGAACTGCCCCCTCTCCGTTAGCAAATTAAGTGCGAGTGGGAGATATTTTTAAAGCCATTCGTGCTAGATACTCTTTATGTTCGCTTGATCTTCTACCAAGCGGCGTATTGTCAATTCAGCCAATTTTTCTTCAGTTTTTTCTAAGGGCGTAGAAAAAATGTTAGTCTCATTAACTTCTCGCTTTTTTATTTATTTTTATTTATATTTATAGTGCTATTGTAGAAAAAATGTTAGTCTCATTAACTTCTCGCTTTTTTATTTATTTTTATTTATATTTATAGTGCTATTATATATTATTTATTATTCCTCTATATTTTCTCACAAGAAAAAATTGAAAAGACATAGCCTTTTATTAAATAATGTAATGCTCTTTTAATATTTTATTTTAGGTAAAAGCAGTTGATGATAAAATTCTTATTCAATAATTGAGCTGGAGTCAAGTCATGCCTTCATTTGATATTCTTTCTAAATTGGACAAACATGAAGTGAGCAATGCAGTAGATCAGGCTAACCGAGAGGTCACTACCCGATTTGACTTTAAAGGATCAGGAGCAACTTATAACTATGAAAGGAACAGCATCACTCTTCGAGCAGAAACGGATTTTAAACTCAAGCAAATGATTGATATATTGAAAAATAAATTTGCCAAACGGCAAATCGATGTGGAACATATGAAAATCGAAGAACCGGTGATCCAACACAAAAGTGCGCAACAAGTGGTTACCCTTATGGAAGGGATTGACCAAACAGCAGCAAAAAAAATCATTAAGCTCATTAAAGACCAAAAACTAAAGGTACAAGCCGCTATCCAAGCCGAAAAAGTACGCGTTACGGGTAAAAAACGGAATGATTTGCAATCCGTGATCAGTTTCTTGCGCGAACAAGATATCGGCGTTCCCCTCCAATTTAATAACTTCCGCGACTAAAATCAGTAAAGTACTTTGTTAAGTCTCTGAGCATTTTTTATTCCACGATTTTTCTCTCAAAAAAACTACCAGCTCCTCTTCGAGAGTAGAGGATACGCCAAACTTCTCTTTCACTTGATAGAGGGACCACCGTTGCAGAAATTCCCTCGTGAAGCTTAGGGGCTCTTTCTCCATTTTTTCCAAAAGTAGGCTATAGCTATAGTTAGAGCTATAGATTAGATAGTTAAATGCGTTGTGGAAAAAAGTGGTATAATGTGTATAAATGTGGGAACATTCTGATGTTTCGAGGTTTAACTGCCATTGCTGTTGATTCGAAGGGTAGGATGGCTATTCCGGCCCACTATCGGGATCGGCTCCAAAGCGAAGCAGATAGAGTATTTTAAAAATCACTATCGACGCAGAAGAACGCTGTCTTTTACTTTGTCCCCCACCCTCAGTGGGAAGAAATTGAAAAAAATAGAGAGTCTACCAAGAGCTACCATCCGGTAAGCTGGCGAATTCAACGGCTATTAATTGGGCATGGGACTGAATTGGAGCTTTGGACCGTCATGGCCGGATTTTAGTGCCTCCGCTTTTGTTGAGAGTATGCCGGGGGGATTAGGACAGATGGTAATGCTGGTAAGACAAGGGAAAAAATTTGAATTATGGGGTGAATTACAATGGGAGTTGGCGCGCGAGGATTGGTTGGCAGAAGAACTTCCCAGAGAAGAGAGAGGAACTGCCCCCAGAATTAAGAACAATTTCTTTATAAAATGACGCATCGACCGGTTTTATTTAATGAAGTTATGGAAGGACTTGCTATTCGTCAAAATGGAATTTATGTCGATGCAACATTTGGTAGAGGGGAAACAGTCTCGGCTTGTTGCAGCGACTTGGGCCGGAGGGCCGTTTGCTTGCAATGGATAAAGATCCCGAGGCCATTGCAACCGGTATTGAAGGCCCTTTTCAGGACCAACAACGATTCGCTATCGTCCATGAGACTTTTGCGAATCTGGAAAAAATAATACGGAATCGTGGATGGTACGGAAAAGTGAATGGAATCATGCTTGATTTAGGTGTTTCATCACCCCAATTAGATAAACCCAAGCGAGGTTTCAGTTTTATAAAGGATGGACCCTTGGATATGCGGATGAATCCAGAAGAAGGCATGGATGCAGCGACTTGGCTCAATCAAGCTAGCAAAGAAGATATTCGGCGTGTGCTTTGGAATTATGGCGAAGAACGTTATGCCAAACGTATTGCGGAAGCAATTGTAAAAATGCGGGAAGAGAAACCCATTACCCATACCTTGCAATTAAGCGAAATTGTAGTGAAGGCATCGCCTCGCCATGAAATTAAAAAACACCCAGCAACGCGCACCTTCCAAGCGATCCGAATTTTTATTAATCGCGAGCTGGATGAGTTGAGTAAATGCCTTCCTCAATGTTTAGAAATATTAGCGATAAAGGGTCGATTATGTGTAATTAGTTTTC
Encoded here:
- a CDS encoding YajQ family cyclic di-GMP-binding protein, which gives rise to MPSFDILSKLDKHEVSNAVDQANREVTTRFDFKGSGATYNYERNSITLRAETDFKLKQMIDILKNKFAKRQIDVEHMKIEEPVIQHKSAQQVVTLMEGIDQTAAKKIIKLIKDQKLKVQAAIQAEKVRVTGKKRNDLQSVISFLREQDIGVPLQFNNFRD